In Cydia pomonella isolate Wapato2018A chromosome 1, ilCydPomo1, whole genome shotgun sequence, one genomic interval encodes:
- the LOC133534668 gene encoding uncharacterized protein LOC133534668 — protein sequence MAARLGLSGFLLASFGVCFATFGHEHVHIRIHIPEPHHESKEVIVHEHHDEHDGGGGGYGGGHGGGHGGGHGGGHGGGHGIDIQSLHGGFIDHLKGHGGGGHGGGHGGGFGGGHGGGYGGGHDGGFGGGHGGGFGGGHGGGFGGGHGGGFGGGHDHGDSHDFGGGHGGGSFDLGGHDSGHGGDHGGFGGGFGGGHGDGFGGGHDHGGGHDHGGGSDFGGSFGGGHGSDLGGYGGGGHGGGGGHDHGGGHDHGGGSFDLGGSFGGGHGGGHGSSGGHDFGGSIGGGLGGGHDDHHGGGGGGFGGHGGGISLVSSDSYSGSSHGSGGHGSGGLGSFGGSGGGHDSYSSGGGGGHNSYNSGITSYDTYHSGGHGGGGDSYSLGGGSGGHGGDSYSGGFGGGHGGGHGGGHGGGGHGSSGGHSSFGGDSYTSAIFAGHGGGPYHKK from the exons ATGGCCGCCCGCCTTGGC CTAAGCGGCTTTCTACTGGCTAGCTTTGGCGTCTGCTTCGCGACTTTTGGACATGAACA CGTTCACATTCGTATCCATATACCTGAACCGCACCACGAGTCGAAAGAAGTAATAGTTCATGAGCATCACGATGAGCACGATGGTGGCGGCGGTGGCTACGGCGGCGGGCACGGAGGCGGCCATGGAGGTGGACACGGGGGCGGACACGGCGGCGGTCACGGCATCGACATCCAGAGTCTGCACGGAGGATTTATCGACCATCTGAAAGGCCACGGTGGTGGAGGCCACGGCGGAGGTCATGGCGGAGGATTCGGCGGAGGTCATGGTGGAGGATACGGCGGTGGCCACGACGGAGGATTTGGAGGTGGTCACGGCGGAGGATTTGGAGGTGGTCACGGCGGAGGATTTGGCGGAGGCCATGGCGGAGGATTTGGAGGTGGCCACGACCACGGTGACAGCCACGATTTTGGAGGCGGACATGGCGGCGGAAGTTTTGATTTAGGGGGCCACGATAGCGGACACGGTGGTGATCACGGCGGTTTCGGCGGTGGTTTCGGAGGTGGTCACGGCGACGGCTTTGGAGGCGGCCATGACCATGGTGGCGGCCATGATCACGGTGGTGGAAGTGACTTCGGTGGATCTTTCGGCGGTGGCCATGGCAGTGATCTCGGTGGCTATGGAGGCGGCGGTCACGGAGGCGGCGGCGGTCACGATCATGGCGGTGGTCACGATCATGGCGGCGGTAGCTTTGACCTTGGCGGCAGTTTCGGTGGCGGCCACGGTGGAGGACATGGAAGCAGTGGCGGTCATGATTTTGGTGGAAGCATTGGCGGTGGATTAGGAGGCGGCCACGATGACCATCACGGTGGTGGAGGCGGTGGCTTCGGAGGCCACGGCGGAGGAATATCTTTAGTAAGCTCAGACAGTTATAGCGGCAGCAGCCATGGATCTGGTGGCCACGGATCGGGCGGACTGGGAAGTTTCGGAGGCAGCGGTGGAGGCCACGATAGTTACAGTTCAGGTGGAGGAGGTGGCCATAACAGCTACAATTCGGGTATTACTAGCTACGATACTTATCACAGCGGTGGGCACGGAGGCGGCGGAGACAGTTATAGTTTAGGCGGAGGTTCAGGAGGCCATGGAGGTGATAGTTATAGCGGTGGTTTTGGAGGCGGGCACGGAGGTGGCCATGGAGGTGGTCACGGAGGTGGTGGCCATGGAAGTAGCGGAGGTCACAGTAGTTTCGGAGGCGACAGCTACACAAGCGCTATATTCGCCGGACACGGGGGTGGTCCTTATCACAAGAAATAA